CAAAGATGGTCAGCGGGGCCCGTGAGGCCAGGCCGATGGTGGCGCCGAGGGCGGAGCGCTTGCCGCGGGACAGCGCGGTCGGCTTGCGGCGCGTGTCGATCTCGAACAGGTCGAGCAGCCGCCCGGCGAGGTCGGCGTCCCAGTCGGGCCGCACCGCCGCGTAGTGCCACAGGTTCGCTGAGACGCGCTCGTCCGTCATCAGGTCACCGGACTCGCGCACGAGCTGCGTGCCGGAGGCGGTCCACGGGTTCTCCCACGGGTCCTCCTCTTGGCCCTGCGGCCCGACGACGACGCTGCCGGACGTGGGCCGGACGTACCCGGCGAGGAGCTGCAGCAGCGTCGTCTTGCCGGCGCCGTTGCGGCCCAGAATGCCGGTGATGACGCCCGGGCGCAGGGTCAGCGACGCGCTGTCGAGGGCGTTCACGCCGCCCGGGCCGCGGTTGCCGAGACGCAGGACGTCGCCGCTCAGGGTGGCCGCGCGTTCGCGTCCGTAGCGCACCGTCACCCCGTCGAGGCGGGCCGCGAAGGGCGGGATCGTGGGGGTCTCTGCGGTGTTCATCGGTGGCCCTTCCCGGCGCTGCCGAGCACGTAGGCGACGATCTCGTCGGCGGGGATGTCGAGCAGGTCGGCCTGGGCGAGCGCCGGGGCCAGGACCTGCTCGAAGTAGTCCTTGCGGTGGGTGGTCAGCAGGCGCTCGCGGGCGCCGGGGGCGACGAACATGCCCAGCCCGCGGCGCTTGTAGAGCACCCCTTCGTCGACGAGGG
The Xylanimonas cellulosilytica DSM 15894 DNA segment above includes these coding regions:
- a CDS encoding ATP-binding cassette domain-containing protein, which gives rise to MNTAETPTIPPFAARLDGVTVRYGRERAATLSGDVLRLGNRGPGGVNALDSASLTLRPGVITGILGRNGAGKTTLLQLLAGYVRPTSGSVVVGPQGQEEDPWENPWTASGTQLVRESGDLMTDERVSANLWHYAAVRPDWDADLAGRLLDLFEIDTRRKPTALSRGKRSALGATIGLASRAPLTIFDEVYLGMDAPTRYAFYDEILADYAAHPRTILLSSHLVEEVERLFEDVVVLHRGRVLLAEPAEIMRERGHSLTGPAAAVDRLAAGRRVLHRQQLGSTVQVTLEGQADDGAARAAGVDVGAVPLQDLVVRLTTGPQAPAGHDAAAPKGATR
- a CDS encoding GntR family transcriptional regulator; this translates as MFDGPEPIYVQIAQLIRAQVLAGELEEESQVMSTTQFATQFRINPATAQKAFATLVDEGVLYKRRGLGMFVAPGARERLLTTHRKDYFEQVLAPALAQADLLDIPADEIVAYVLGSAGKGHR